The following are encoded in a window of Spodoptera frugiperda isolate SF20-4 chromosome 3, AGI-APGP_CSIRO_Sfru_2.0, whole genome shotgun sequence genomic DNA:
- the LOC118274018 gene encoding DDB1- and CUL4-associated factor 12 homolog: MAQTIRRAIEGRYPSCYIPSRIKERRAKARALRLEQQRKPDKPEDFVCYSDSDSEEETPAQQHKILSTSYNFVDYVRSREIQSNEPRSVEPSYATRHMLTHDMFRETPINLGNMNKVFCSQWLSDRQVVFGTKCNKLMVYDVRRRSLDNIPTLRPRAPWAGADQQTGIHALQINPSRTLLATGARNSCELAIYSLPTLDPVCVGEAHKDWILDMCWLDDEFLVTGSRDSKLALWRAPSAAPRHHSHHYVAPLAIKECRSGQKVRALTFNQRWREIAALTLNGYIHVFNAETFRQTLSRKLPSCQDLVCLATQESGVYAIGCKSYTLLLDCRTLQSVKKITSRYNGCGIRSASFRGDMLTIGTGLGLLMFYDLRAGKYLESNIHSTKTVTLKASRGYVFPDEEADGFSQVKHVPAIYTHCYDDSGTRIFTAGGPLPAPLIGNYAGLWQ; encoded by the exons ATGGCGCAGACCATCAGACGAGCGATCGAGGGTAGATACCCGTCCTGTTACATACCTAGTAGGATAAAGGAGAGGAGAGCAAAAGCCAGGGCATTGag GTTAGAACAGCAGAGGAAACCAGATAAGCCTGAGGACTTTGTGTGTTATTCAGACAGTGACAGTGAGGAAGAGACTCCGGCACAACAACACAAAATATTGTCCACTTCATATAACTTTGTGGACTATGTACGATCTCGGGAGATACAGTCCAATgag CCCCGCTCAGTGGAGCCGTCGTACGCGACGCGACACATGCTCACCCACGACATGTTCCGGGAGACGCCCATCAACCTCGGGAACATGAACAAGGTGTTCTGCTCGCAGTGGCTCTCTGACAGACAAGTTGTGTTCGGCACCAAGTGTAATAAG CTAATGGTGTACGACGTCCGCCGCCGTTCCCTGGACAATATCCCGACGTTACGGCCGCGCGCGCCCTGGGCCGGCGCCGACCAACAGACCGGCATACACGCCCTACAGATTAATCCATCCAG AACGTTACTAGCGACGGGCGCCCGCAACTCCTGTGAGCTAGCGATATACAGTCTGCCCACACTGGACCCCGTCTGTGTGGGCGAGGCGCATAAAGACTGG ATCCTGGACATGTGTTGGCTGGACGACGAGTTCCTGGTGACGGGGTCCCGCGACTCGAAGCTGGCCCTGTGGCGCGCGCCCAGCGCCGCGCCCCGCCACCACTCGCACCACTACGTCGCGCCGCTCGCCATCAAGGAGTGTCGCTCCG GTCAAAAAGTCCGCGCGCTAACGTTCAACCAGCGTTGGCGCGAGATAGCGGCGCTCACCCTCAACGGGTACATACACGTCTTCAACGCGGAGACGTTCCGACAGACTCTGTCCAGGAAACTGCCATCCTGTCAGGACCTCGTGTGTCTGGCTACACAG GAGAGCGGCGTATACGCGATAGGCTGCAAGTCGTACACGCTCCTGCTGGACTGTCGCACGCTGCAGTCTGTGAAGAAGATCACGTCCAGGTACAACGGCTGCGGAATTCGGTCCGCATCGTTCCGGGGGGACATGCTCACCATTGGCACCGGATTAG GTTTACTAATGTTCTACGACCTGCGCGCGGGCAAATACTTAGAGAGTAATATACATTCTACCAAAACTGTCACGCTCAAGGCTTCCAGGGGATACGTG TTCCCAGACGAGGAAGCAGACGGCTTCAGCCAAGTGAAGCATGTCCCAGCAATATACACACATTGCTACGACGACAGTGGGACCCGGATCTTCACGGCGGGGGGCCCGCTGCCCGCGCCGCTCATCGGGAACTACGCGGGACTCTGGCAATAA
- the LOC118274131 gene encoding programmed cell death protein 7, translating into MSYNPNFYNNFCGNNSTFQSLPPNYVPPPPQPPAYFIPASTPAAKREKQDQEFLKTFEKRIPVRELTQINVKPLSISEVREKIRKMVITVNELKAKEKMLSKNISTLSEDEWRSNMKEVEENQALINKTLTILNGPYLDLLRKLLAKRAAKRLRLRKANMDRKREKEERMKEMKERSRKIDENLQKIKDDINKAKQEAEQKLQADMVLKEVLRKKSDAKKCLTKLDALVKLRKARQNTAAGRGESVSESDEAAFLSHIEKLKSLWERKLVLYEKEEVELRAQLDEDSERQYSMLAEAEQHVATNLNLWRTALFGGKLPQVDFAGDVAKFIAVRSQWDRYISKEGTRLPVGWVPPSTRPA; encoded by the exons ATGTCTTATAATcctaatttttataataatttttgcgGAAACAATTCTACATTCCAAAGTTTGCCACCTAATTATGTGCCACCTCCTCCGCAACCACCTGCATACTTCATACCTGCCTCCACTCCTGCTGCCAAACGAGAGAAGCAAGATCAGGAGTTCCTAAAAACCTTTGAGAAGAGGATTCCAGTTAGAGAGCTCACTCAGATTAATGTAAAACCGCTGTCAATATCTGAAGTTCGGGAAAAGATACGCAAAATGGTTATCACTGTAAATGAATTGAAGGCTAAAGAGAAAATGCTTAGCAAAAACATAAGTACATTGTCTGAAGATGAGTGGAGATCTAACATGAAAGAAGTGGAGGAAAACCAAGCTCTGATTAATAAAACCCTGACTATACTCAATGGTCCGTACTTAGACTTACTACGGAAGCTTCTAGCGAAGAGGGCAGCCAAGAGATTGCGTCTAAGGAAAGCTAACATGGACAGGAAGAGAGAGAAGGAAGAAAGAATGAAAGAGATGAAAGAGCGGTCTCGGAAGATTGATGAGAACTTGCAGAAAATCAAAGATGACATCAATAAAGCTAAGCAG gaAGCTGAACAGAAACTGCAAGCTGATATGGTTTTAAAAGAAGTTCTCCGCAAGAAGAGTGATGCCAAGAAATGTCTGACTAAACTGGATGCTCTCGTGAAACTGCGCAAGGCTAGACAAAACACTGCCGCGGGGAGGGGTGAGAGTGTGTCGGAGAGTGATGAGGCTGCCTTCCTCTCGCAtattg aaaaactaaaatcacTTTGGGAACGTAAGCTTGTACTGTACGAGAAGGAAGAGGTGGAACTGCGTGCTCAGCTAGACGAGGACTCGGAGAGGCAATACTCCATGTTGGCAGAGGCAGAACAACATGTCGCCACCAACCTCAACCTCTGGAGGACGGCACTCTTTGGAGGGAAGCTGCCACAGGTCGATTTTGCAGGCGACGTCGCTAAGTTTATTGCAGTCAG ATCACAGTGGGATCGCTACATCAGCAAGGAAGGAACTCGCCTGCCTGTCGGCTGGGTCCCTCCGTCCACGAGACCTGCGTGA
- the LOC126910587 gene encoding tubulin-specific chaperone A, with product MADPRIRQIKIKTGVVKRIAKEKVVYEKEAEQQKNRIQKLKDEGQDEHNIRKQEEVLQESLMMVPDCQRRLVKAFSDLKNTLETEQDLKEHEDYVAAEQVLKDAESQLPETGAL from the exons ATGGCAGATCCTAGAATtcgtcaaataaaaataaagaccgGCGTTGTGAAACGCATAGCTAAAGAGAAAGTAGTGTATGAGAAGGAGGCGGAACAGCAGAAGAATAGAATACAGAAGTTAAAAGACGAGGGTCAGGACGAGCACAACATTCGGAAGCAAGAAGAAGTGCTTCAAGAGTCGCTGATGATGGTACCAGATTGTCAAAGACG ACTGGTGAAAGCATTCAGTGACCTCAAGAACACATTAGAAACAGAGCAGGATCTCAAAGAACACGAGGATTACGTAGCAGCGGAGCAAGTACTCAAGGACGCTGAGAGCCAACTCCCAGAGACAGGGgctttataa
- the LOC118274208 gene encoding myogenesis-regulating glycosidase — MKVILLLAGVTVALCAVPPASQQQRRPHVHMNDDGSSFLTIDGPSGPHYVGHIGRGAVQGNDNGVTFSVEASGEAWRGGLKITVTWNGPADVVFQDCIDFGNSQWFAGPEQKQQYWPIQNSFLKKYSAVSKEEDNAAVGERYWLNSDGMYLYVAPEVPLFIDYHNELDNHLCLIAEVADPYSTRRTENVLKYDLWFFENPKIAHQHAVDNYLGKPSGVPDYRMIQYPIWSTWARYSREIDQDNLWAFANEIKDSGFPNAQFEIDDLWEVCYGSLFVDVRKLPDLKQLVQDIKGLGFRVAIWVHPFINKDCEPWYSEALGKGYLVLNEEGSPDTTWWNNNGSVPGYIDFTNPEAADWFSDRVRNVIETYDIDTVKFDAGESSWSPQIPVQNGLDINLHPGHIVQAYVRTVAKFGPAIEVRSGMRTQDLPVFIRMVDKDTLWDYNNGLETLITTLLSMNLNGYTLVLPDMIGGNGYNEKPSKELFVRWLQANVFMPTLQYSFVPWDHDEEAVEICRRYTDLHAEYADVILAAMEKSVSDGTPVNPPIWWLDPHDEEAFAIADEFLLGEKILAAPVVKQGAVSRDIYLPRGAWRDGNTGDVVHGPIWLRNYPAPLDVLPYFTLLD; from the exons ATGAAGGTGATTCTCCTGTTGGCAG GAGTGACAGTGGCACTATGTGCCGTCCCGCCCGCGAGCCAGCAGCAGCGCAGGCCTCATGTTCACATGAACGATGATGGCAGCTCCTTCTTGACCATCGATGGAC CTTCTGGACCCCACTACGTGGGCCACATCGGTCGTGGTGCTGTGCAAGGCAACGACAATGGTGTGACGTTTAGCGTGGAAGCCTCCGGGGAGGCCTGGAGGGGCGGCCTCAAGATCACTGTCACCTGGAACGGTCCCGCCGACGTCGTGTTCCAAGACTGCATTGATTTTG GCAACAGCCAATGGTTCGCTGGTCCCGAACAGAAGCAGCAGTACTGGCCCATCCAGAACTCATTCCTCAAGAAGTACTCCGCCGTATCCAAGGAGGAAGACAATGCCGCTGTGGGCGAGCGTTACTGGCTCAACTCTGACGGCATGTACCTCTACGTCGCCCCTGAAGTACCTCTCTTCATCGACTACCACAACGAGCTGGACAACCATCTCTGTTTGATCGCTGAAGTCGCTGACCCCTACTCCACAAGGAGAACCGAAAATGTCCTGAAATACGACCTCTGGTTCTTTGAGAACCCTAAGATCGCCCACCAACACGCTGTAGACAACTACCTCGGCAAACCCTCTGGTGTTCCCGACTATAGGATGATCCAGTACCCCATCTGGTCTACCTGGGCTCGTTACTCCAGGGAAATCGACCAGGACAATCTCTGGGCCTTCGCCAACGAGATCAAGGACAGTGGTTTCCCTAACGCTCAGTTTGAGATCGATGATCTTTGGGAAGTCTGCTACGGTTCTCTGTTCGTGGATGTAAGGAAGCTTCCTGACCTCAAGCAGTTGGTGCAGGACATCAAGGGTCTTGGCTTCAGGGTCGCCATTTGGGTGCATCCCTTCATCAACAAGGACTGCGAGCCTTGGTACTCTGAGGCTTTAGGAAAGGG CTACCTGGTCCTGAACGAGGAAGGCAGTCCAGACACGACCTGGTGGAACAACAACGGCTCCGTACCTGGCTACATCGACTTCACCAACCCTGAGGCTGCTGACTGGTTCTCCGATAGAGTCCGCAACGTGATTGAGACCTACGACATTGATACTGTCAAGTTTGACGCTGGAGAATCTAGCTGGTCTCCACAG ATCCCAGTCCAGAACGGCCTGGACATCAACCTGCACCCTGGCCACATCGTGCAGGCGTACGTGCGCACCGTCGCCAAGTTCGGACCCGCCATCGAAGTCAGATCTGGAATGAG GACCCAAGACCTGCCAGTCTTCATCCGCATGGTAGACAAGGACACTCTATGGGACTACAACAACGGCCTGGAGACTTTGATCACCACTCTGCTCTCCATGAACCTGAACGGCTACACCCTGGTGCTGCCTGACATGATCGGAGGCAACGGCTACAATGAGAAGCCCAGCAAGGAACTCTTCGTCAGGTGGCTGCAGGCTAACGTGTTCATGCCCACTCTTCAGTACTCCTTCGTGCCATGGGATCATGATGAGGAG GCTGTAGAAATCTGCCGTCGCTACACGGACCTTCACGCGGAGTACGCTGACGTGATCCTCGCTGCCATGGAGAAGTCAGTCAGTGACGGCACTCCCGTCAACCCTCCCATCTGGTGGCTCGACCCTCATGATGAAGAAGCCTTCGCTATTGCTGACG AATTCCTTTTGGGTGAGAAGATCTTAGCAGCTCCAGTGGTGAAGCAAGGAGCAGTGTCCCGTGACATCTACCTGCCTCGTGGTGCCTGGAGAGATGGCAACACTGGCGATGTCGTCCACGGACCCATCTGGTTGAGGAACTACCCAGCCCCATTGGACGTCCTCCCATACTTCACTTTACTTGATTAA
- the LOC118274214 gene encoding myogenesis-regulating glycosidase → MQIKILSRKTAVDTHWWDVMAALRAFLFFLTLGARAHTAAISEEPTVRADDVTLTLEPILTGGFHLVLTDENQRVVFGQVGRTLVAPYTVTDVDGGLLVRIGNVNLTINTLYEAATQARGIKFSWEADQYTRLEDCIDFGTKHWYAGPMQVDQVYPIETATQVYRASYIQEYDNGAIMERYWLNSAGEYIIVHDKVPLFMDYGNILNNHLCFGAQLAGPYSTNRPRTILAYDIWFLSDVKAAHKHAIANYLGKPSGTPDFQMVQHPIWSTWAQYSREINETKLLDFAQQIKDNGFNNSQFEIDDQWETCYGSLVVNEEKFPDFRQTVQDIKAMGYRVTIWAHPFINRNCDPWFSEAVEKGFFVMDENMSINASWWNNNGTNAGYIDFTNPKAADWYYDRLKDVLDTYGIDSVKFDAGEASFAPEIAIQTGDIEFQPHHLVQQYAKVCATFGNMVEVRAGFRTQDLPIYVRMVDRDSIWGLNNGLPTIITTTFQMNLNGYPFVLPDMIGGNGFNLDHEQADLPTKELFIRWVQANTFLPVMQYSFAPWNFDEETVQISKKYTDLHAEYADVIFEAMEAAVADGTPVNTPLWWIAPNDEEALVIWDEYLLAETVLVAPVLTEGATSRDIYLPAGVWYEEGDLEKPIQGPTWIRNYPAPLDVLPYFVRDNSVSHDSSVSLYTSAILVVLGLITNIIAIRN, encoded by the exons ATGCAGATAAAGATATTGTCACGAAAAACCGCAGTCGATACTCATTGGTGGGACGTGATGGCGGCTCTTAGGGCGTTTTTAT tttttctaaCGCTAGGTGCGCGCGCGCACACAGCTGCAATATCCGAGGAGCCCACTGtacgtgctgatgacgtcacactcaCTTTGGAGCCGATCCTCACTGGAGGCTTCCACCTTGTTTTGACTGATG AAAACCAGCGTGTGGTATTCGGTCAGGTGGGGCGCACATTAGTAGCTCCATACACAGTGACTGACGTAGACGGTGGTCTTCTGGTGAGAATTGGCAATGTGAACCTGACTATCAACACCCTGTACGAGGCAGCTACCCAGGCCAGGGGCATCAAGTTCAGCTGGGAAGCCGACCAGTATACCAGGCTAGAAGATTGCATCGATTTCG gCACAAAACACTGGTATGCGGGACCCATGCAAGTCGACCAAGTGTACCCAATCGAAACTGCGACCCAAGTTTACAGGGCAAGCTACATTCAAGAATACGACAATGGTGCTATCATGGAGAGGTACTGGCTCAACTCCGCCGGAGAGTACATCATTGTCCACGACAAGGTCCCACTCTTCATGGATTACGGGAATATTTTGAACAACCATCTATGCTTCGGAGCCCAACTAGCAGGACCCTATTCCACAAACAGGCCACGTACCATACTGGCTTACGACATTTGGTTTTTGTCAGACGTGAAAGCAGCTCACAAGCATGCTATTGCTAACTACCTTGGCAAGCCGTCAGGTACTCCAGACTTCCAAATGGTTCAGCACCCAATCTGGTCTACTTGGGCCCAGTATTCCAGAGAGATCAACGAGACAAAACTGCTAGACTTTGCTCAACAGATCAAGGACAATGGGTTTAACAATTCTCAGTTTGAGATTGATGACCAATGGGAGACGTGCTATGGCTCTCTCGTGGTGAATGAGGAAAAGTTCCCAGACTTCAGACAAACTGTGCAGGACATCAAGGCTATGGGATACCGTGTCACGATCTGGGCACATCCTTTCATTAATAGGAACTGTGATCCTTGGTTTTCGGAAGCTGTGGAGAAGGG TTTCTTCGTGATGGATGAGAACATGAGCATCAACGCTTCATGGTGGAACAACAATGGTACGAACGCCGGGTACATCGACTTCACCAACCCCAAGGCTGCTGACTGGTACTACGACAGGCTTAAAGACGTACTCGACACGTATGGAATAGACAGCGTCAAGTTTGATGCAGGAGAAGCTAGTTTTGCACCTGAG ATTGCCATCCAAACAGGTGACATTGAGTTCCAGCCCCATCACTTGGTGCAACAGTACGCTAAAGTGTGCGCCACTTTCGGAAACATGGTGGAAGTCCGAGCTGGATTCAG GACCCAAGACCTTCCAATATACGTGCGCATGGTAGACCGTGACTCCATCTGGGGTCTGAACAACGGGCTGCCCACGATCATCACCACCACCTTCCAGATGAACCTGAACGGCTACCCCTTCGTGCTGCCAGACATGATCGGGGGCAACGGCTTCAACCTGGACCACGAACAGGCTGACTTGCCAACTAAAGAACTGTTCATCAGATGGGTGCAAGCCAACACCTTCTTGCCTGTGATGCAGTATTCCTTCGCTCCTTGGAATTTCGATGAAGAG ACAGTACAAATAAGCAAGAAGTACACAGACCTTCATGCTGAATACGCAGACGTGATCTTCGAGGCCATGGAGGCGGCAGTAGCTGATGGCACTCCCGTCAACACTCCACTCTGGTGGATCGCTCCCAATGATGAAGAGGCTCTCGTGATTTGGGATG AATATCTCCTGGCAGAAACAGTTTTAGTGGCTCCGGTACTGACAGAAGGAGCTACATCCCGTGACATCTACCTGCCGGCTGGTGTTTGGTACGAAGAAGGCGACTTAGAGAAACCTATCCAAGGCCCCACATGGATCCGAAACTACCCAGCACCGTTGGATGTGCTCCCATACTTTGTTCGCGATAACTCTGTGTCCCACGATTCAAGTGTATCTCTTTACACATCTGCTATCCTAGTAGTTTTAGGcttaataactaatattattgctataaggaattaa